One Paraglaciecola mesophila genomic region harbors:
- a CDS encoding APC family permease, with the protein MKSVTSKYRRDMGMLGVLFIVINGLIGAGIFGLPEALHAAVGTFAPWLLLIGGLLVMAIVVCFAQLTKLTDRSGGPQRYVGDAFGHYPGFVIGWTFFAARLISQGANVLVLVAYAAALWPLVGEGPAKIALIVTILGGLTIINVVGIKWVVAVLGAMTLFKILPLLILIFVGVSAASSPANLVLPQFSAVEGIALAALYAFVGFENATIPAGETKEPQRAMPRALMIGLAAVTLMYFGLQWAYSYSVIAGTGTDAPLTALAREYAGDIGASLIAATIVMSVLANLTAGHTSASRMPPALADDGLLPDWFAKVSRWGTPANSIIFFGVGAVLFSLWDNFLVLAAISTLARLLAYILSIIALPILRKRANLPAVNLTILIAAPIALSLSLWLATQTNIHQWQTLGGFLLAGTMLFFIARRRSRPLI; encoded by the coding sequence TTGAAGAGCGTCACTTCAAAGTATCGACGAGACATGGGAATGCTTGGCGTTCTCTTTATTGTGATTAACGGCTTGATTGGAGCAGGTATATTTGGTCTGCCCGAAGCCCTCCATGCAGCCGTTGGCACTTTTGCCCCTTGGCTGCTATTGATAGGGGGTCTTCTTGTTATGGCCATTGTTGTATGCTTCGCACAACTGACGAAGCTAACCGATCGCTCGGGCGGACCTCAGCGCTACGTTGGTGACGCGTTTGGTCACTATCCGGGTTTTGTCATCGGTTGGACGTTCTTTGCCGCTAGGCTGATAAGTCAAGGCGCCAACGTTCTGGTGTTAGTTGCCTATGCTGCAGCGCTATGGCCACTTGTTGGCGAAGGGCCAGCAAAAATCGCATTGATCGTCACCATACTTGGAGGACTCACCATTATCAACGTTGTCGGCATAAAGTGGGTAGTCGCTGTACTAGGCGCCATGACGCTGTTTAAAATTTTGCCTTTATTAATTCTGATATTCGTGGGGGTTAGCGCAGCGTCAAGCCCAGCGAATCTAGTGCTACCACAATTCAGCGCTGTTGAAGGCATAGCCCTGGCGGCGCTTTACGCATTTGTCGGCTTTGAAAATGCAACAATACCCGCAGGTGAAACTAAAGAACCTCAGCGCGCTATGCCACGGGCTCTGATGATAGGGTTAGCCGCTGTCACGCTAATGTATTTCGGGTTGCAATGGGCATACAGTTATAGTGTCATTGCGGGTACCGGCACGGATGCGCCGCTCACCGCATTAGCCAGAGAATATGCGGGCGATATCGGTGCTTCGCTTATTGCTGCAACCATTGTCATGAGCGTACTTGCCAACCTAACTGCTGGGCATACCTCAGCCAGCCGAATGCCGCCAGCGCTGGCCGATGACGGGTTATTACCAGATTGGTTTGCCAAGGTCTCACGCTGGGGTACGCCCGCCAACTCAATTATCTTTTTTGGGGTAGGGGCTGTACTATTTTCGTTATGGGACAATTTCTTAGTACTCGCTGCCATCAGCACACTGGCACGATTGCTAGCGTATATATTATCGATTATTGCACTGCCCATATTGCGCAAACGAGCAAATTTACCTGCTGTTAACCTGACAATTCTTATTGCAGCTCCGATAGCACTTTCACTAAGCCTTTGGTTAGCGACACAAACCAATATTCATCAATGGCAGACACTCGGTGGCTTTTTGTTGGCTGGAACGATGCTATTTTTTATCGCTCGAAGACGCAGCCGTCCCTTAATTTGA
- a CDS encoding two-component system sensor histidine kinase NtrB, which translates to MTNPINRLSSTQSAIDANAQLNALLDAAVDAMIIIDHKGAIELFNTAAQRMFGYSIEEVIGQNVKILMPAPYQEEHDTYLNNYIKTNEAKIIGIGREVKACKKDGKVFPIELSVGEVKDSSRKQFVGIIRDISEQVKARSDAIASREKLAHVTRLSTMGEMAAGIAHEINQPLSAVSSYAQACKNMLLRSKSVVNPAEQQRLTDTLEKISHQALRAGEVIRRLRAFVKKRNSERDYVDFNALIEETIDLAKVDTRLLDHGVEVTLNSSPAPFLMIDQIQIQQVLFNLIRNAIDAMEEQPTDPVMIETRWLNEQYLEISVTDTGYGISTQNAERLFHPFFTTKTSGMGMGLPICQSIIQSHGGELKHKPNHPKGSIFSFTLPAKPQITSYSEEQ; encoded by the coding sequence GTGACCAATCCTATTAATCGACTCTCTTCAACTCAGTCAGCGATAGATGCCAATGCACAATTAAATGCGTTATTGGATGCCGCCGTTGATGCCATGATTATCATTGATCACAAAGGTGCAATAGAATTATTTAACACTGCCGCGCAGCGTATGTTTGGTTACTCAATAGAAGAAGTGATAGGTCAAAATGTAAAGATATTAATGCCAGCGCCTTATCAAGAAGAACACGATACCTATCTTAATAACTATATAAAAACGAATGAAGCAAAAATCATCGGTATAGGCCGCGAAGTCAAAGCATGTAAAAAGGACGGCAAGGTGTTTCCAATTGAATTATCCGTCGGAGAAGTGAAAGACTCAAGCCGAAAACAGTTTGTGGGTATTATTCGCGACATATCCGAACAGGTAAAAGCCCGTTCTGATGCTATAGCGAGCCGAGAAAAATTAGCACATGTAACGCGCCTGAGCACCATGGGTGAAATGGCTGCGGGGATTGCTCATGAAATCAACCAACCATTGTCTGCCGTTAGTAGTTATGCTCAAGCGTGTAAAAACATGTTGCTTCGCTCAAAGAGCGTCGTCAACCCAGCTGAACAACAGCGGTTAACCGACACGTTAGAGAAGATCAGTCATCAAGCACTCAGAGCTGGAGAAGTCATTCGTCGACTGAGAGCCTTCGTTAAAAAACGTAACTCAGAACGAGATTATGTTGATTTTAATGCGCTAATTGAAGAAACAATCGACTTGGCTAAAGTCGATACACGATTGCTAGATCATGGTGTTGAGGTCACACTAAATTCATCCCCTGCCCCTTTTTTAATGATTGATCAGATACAGATACAGCAGGTATTGTTTAACCTTATTCGCAATGCCATAGATGCAATGGAAGAACAACCCACTGATCCGGTGATGATTGAAACGCGATGGCTCAATGAGCAATACCTTGAAATTAGCGTGACTGATACGGGGTATGGGATATCAACACAAAACGCTGAACGCTTGTTTCATCCGTTTTTTACTACGAAAACATCAGGGATGGGTATGGGGTTGCCAATCTGCCAGTCTATCATTCAATCTCACGGCGGTGAACTTAAGCACAAACCCAATCATCCGAAAGGTAGCATATTTAGTTTTACCTTGCCGGCAAAGCCGCAAATAACCAGTTACAGCGAAGAGCAATAA
- a CDS encoding universal stress protein has product MNVNHILVIADRKESLQKAVGHSAILASQFNASVHVVGFCYERLSILADNTPEQELENAKQKIIQTSQAWLDETVAGSSLPSSTTDEMVWSKDIAGWVTQHCADHQYDLIIKTGHRSEHAFYVPTDWHLLRNGSAPLLLVADKKWRKKQSIMLTLDLASSKKTKQSLNQKVIDAGIQLANVNNMTLHVCFGLALSPVLKDLGIINKSKLLQEAKEKYIPQIKQMFGETKIAEKNIHIKSGYPDKIVPSVASDIGAALVIMGSVGRKGLKAKVLGNTAENVLTLLKTDVLIIQP; this is encoded by the coding sequence GTGAATGTTAACCACATATTAGTGATTGCCGATCGTAAAGAGTCATTACAAAAAGCAGTGGGCCACAGCGCAATATTAGCGAGTCAGTTTAATGCATCTGTGCATGTTGTGGGTTTCTGTTATGAGCGCTTATCGATTTTAGCGGATAACACGCCTGAGCAAGAATTAGAGAATGCTAAACAGAAAATTATTCAAACAAGCCAAGCCTGGTTGGATGAAACAGTTGCAGGCTCTTCCCTACCGTCGTCCACCACAGATGAAATGGTGTGGAGCAAAGATATTGCTGGCTGGGTTACCCAACACTGTGCTGACCATCAATATGATTTAATCATTAAAACGGGTCATCGCAGTGAACATGCTTTTTATGTTCCCACAGATTGGCATTTGTTAAGAAATGGCAGCGCACCTTTGCTGTTAGTAGCAGATAAAAAATGGCGAAAGAAACAATCCATCATGCTCACGCTGGATCTTGCATCTAGCAAAAAAACCAAACAATCGTTAAATCAAAAAGTGATCGATGCGGGGATACAATTGGCAAACGTTAATAATATGACGCTGCATGTTTGCTTCGGACTGGCACTGTCACCTGTTTTGAAGGATCTCGGCATAATCAATAAGAGCAAGTTGTTACAAGAGGCGAAGGAAAAATATATCCCTCAGATCAAGCAGATGTTTGGCGAGACGAAGATAGCTGAAAAGAATATTCATATTAAATCAGGCTACCCAGATAAAATCGTGCCTAGTGTTGCATCTGATATCGGCGCTGCGCTCGTAATAATGGGCAGTGTCGGTCGTAAAGGTTTAAAGGCTAAAGTACTAGGAAACACTGCAGAAAATGTTCTGACATTGCTAAAAACCGATGTCCTAATAATACAACCCTAG
- a CDS encoding response regulator transcription factor, with protein MFNHHKNHPKLPIIYLVDHQRKALLALTKLLTPLGAEIESFVSAERFLRHAINDEAACLLLEADLQNNKGSGIALLEQMAVRGIYIPTIILASSSDIPSAVRAMRANAIDFIEKPYVEHMLVRQVKSLLSQTHSTQLHTPSV; from the coding sequence ATGTTCAACCATCATAAAAATCACCCAAAATTACCGATTATTTATCTAGTCGATCATCAACGAAAAGCGCTCTTAGCACTTACAAAGTTACTGACGCCCTTAGGCGCAGAGATAGAAAGCTTCGTCAGTGCAGAACGCTTTTTACGGCATGCTATTAATGATGAAGCAGCCTGCCTGCTACTAGAGGCAGATTTACAAAATAATAAAGGGAGCGGTATAGCGCTGCTAGAACAGATGGCAGTTCGTGGAATATATATCCCAACTATTATTCTTGCGAGCTCCAGTGATATTCCTAGCGCTGTAAGGGCTATGCGTGCAAACGCTATTGATTTCATAGAAAAACCTTACGTCGAACACATGTTAGTTCGACAAGTAAAGTCACTCTTGAGTCAAACCCACAGCACGCAGTTGCATACCCCTAGCGTTTAA
- a CDS encoding YeeE/YedE family protein — translation MMGEISDKKQVVAPPTVEANNTKLNFMALFTGILLSVGLTVSTMVDPARVIGFLDILGAWDPALVFVMLGAIIVYMPLYWLLIPRKRKPLLGSEFHLPSKVKVDRFLVIGAVTFGIGWGVTGICPGPAIANISKGNFFIFIFILSMVVGMLVASKVNSSIMCSGKSI, via the coding sequence ATGATGGGTGAGATTAGTGATAAAAAACAGGTAGTTGCCCCGCCAACCGTTGAGGCTAACAATACTAAACTGAATTTTATGGCTTTGTTTACGGGAATACTATTGAGTGTCGGCTTAACCGTTTCGACTATGGTTGATCCTGCCCGCGTAATTGGCTTTTTGGATATTTTGGGTGCTTGGGATCCAGCCTTAGTGTTCGTTATGCTTGGTGCCATCATTGTTTACATGCCATTGTATTGGTTACTGATACCTCGAAAACGTAAGCCTTTACTAGGCAGTGAATTCCATTTACCAAGCAAAGTAAAGGTCGACCGCTTCTTAGTGATTGGTGCCGTTACGTTTGGCATTGGATGGGGAGTAACGGGTATTTGCCCAGGCCCTGCGATCGCCAATATAAGCAAAGGTAACTTCTTTATATTTATTTTTATACTTTCGATGGTCGTTGGTATGCTTGTCGCTTCAAAAGTTAACAGCAGCATTATGTGCTCAGGAAAATCGATTTAA
- a CDS encoding cupredoxin domain-containing protein, which yields MLYVNVLGIALIAAIVWWFWLYKPQQVASNNNQVNIVVNNGVYQPSNIKVNAGEKVNLRFDRQDAAPCAEMVIFPQLDISQELTMGTNNQLALPALEQGEYDFHCQMQMYKGKLIAK from the coding sequence ATGCTTTACGTAAATGTCCTAGGAATAGCGTTAATTGCAGCAATTGTTTGGTGGTTCTGGTTATACAAACCGCAGCAAGTCGCATCGAATAATAACCAAGTGAATATTGTCGTTAATAATGGCGTCTATCAGCCAAGCAATATTAAAGTAAATGCAGGGGAAAAGGTAAATTTGCGATTTGACCGACAAGACGCTGCACCTTGTGCTGAAATGGTAATATTTCCTCAGTTAGACATCAGTCAAGAACTGACAATGGGAACAAACAACCAACTAGCACTCCCTGCACTTGAGCAGGGCGAATACGACTTTCATTGCCAGATGCAGATGTACAAAGGCAAGTTAATCGCGAAATAG
- a CDS encoding YeeE/YedE family protein, translating into MSIETFIQAFIGGCLIGLSAFLLLLFNGRIAGISGITFTALSTSGAANHWRWYFIAGLIMGPIVAQPFGFTLPDSIVGAFNASDTILENILVMLLGGILVGFGTQLGSGCTSGHGICGISRLSFRSILATCLFMLSGFATVALIKHGLGGI; encoded by the coding sequence ATGTCCATTGAAACGTTTATTCAGGCATTTATTGGAGGCTGCTTAATTGGCTTAAGCGCATTTTTACTGCTGTTATTTAATGGCCGTATCGCTGGGATTTCTGGTATTACCTTTACAGCTTTGTCAACTTCAGGCGCAGCGAATCATTGGCGCTGGTATTTCATTGCGGGCCTCATAATGGGTCCTATTGTAGCTCAGCCGTTTGGCTTTACATTACCTGATTCTATTGTGGGGGCTTTTAATGCATCTGATACAATTTTAGAGAATATCTTGGTTATGTTGCTCGGCGGTATTCTAGTGGGATTTGGTACACAATTAGGCTCTGGTTGCACTAGTGGCCACGGTATCTGTGGCATCAGTCGCTTGTCTTTTCGCTCTATTTTGGCTACCTGCTTATTTATGCTAAGTGGGTTCGCGACTGTCGCGCTTATTAAACACGGTCTTGGAGGTATATGA
- a CDS encoding ATP-binding protein produces the protein MAQASSSIRTGFKFHKHALLISLVSILLLFAVAVAVFESQLSQSVTSEVRSTLSTAGDQINLQVQEKIDNYRHDLRFLHATPPVRGLPRALINNGIDPFDSATTQQWKTRLESTFAAFLQSNSEYDQLRIISADERAMELVRVDRVDGKIEVVPPEHLQSKRNSEYAQKSAKLAPGEMYMSRITLNREFGKLDFPYRPMLRLSLPIFDDNGGRFGFLIVNINARKLLDLIKNVPEAPSYLIMTDSDGYFLVTPKHDHQYSRDLAPKYKWDTVFKHYGNLGDHFTQVSFSEDDSENYYVLSRKILVTGDVETGFLFAKLMAPESYVHTIEMQRRTTVYAFLGSITAIMLIVLSFFNRSARKSQQLADARAQSEAIVSASQDAIISVTVTGEVISWNYAAESLLELSAQSVMGNSLIELNVFDDVELGDIFDKLSNKDTQLTAETQIDSKEGSQRYLSLSFSSISNDVGEVKGIAIIARNVTNERIADDKIKQANAELEEKVALRTIELQKASRVKSAFISNISHEMRTPLNGIIGTLNLVKREPLTESQQRYIEMTEVSVNTLSTLVNDVLDLSKIEAGKLDLDFKSFNPINLIESLCGSMAVKAQEKGLEFVIDVSRLDCVSMVSDPHRFSQIMTNLVNNAIKFTEKGYIKVSAYTEQTDTGNVILNCAIEDSGTGIATENQHKLFSAFSQEDSSIASKHGGTGLGLSICRQLVTLLNGDVHFESEKNKGSTFYFSISSDLKQCKIAAPEQQLVNTSSVVLIEQDELYQSTCRMIETLGGNIIDRNDFTHAFAQTAVDTSFLPDYFVVDQQHPFLLKLDNAWTKTININNGASKVVLLKRDGEPTAWLENIKPTVLTKPILRSEFIQKMALLNPDEAALAEKDAERSNVQPHFDTAHPDIQKIKGARLLIVDDNEINIEVAKGILAGLPITLLQATNGKEALQQLILAQRRGEAVHCVLMDCQMPIMNGYETSQRIRKGEAGESYTNMPIIAMTANAMLGERNKCLSAGMSDYLTKPVNEVTMKEKVTKWTLSVYHAGQG, from the coding sequence ATGGCGCAAGCTAGCTCTTCTATTCGTACCGGGTTCAAATTTCATAAACATGCTTTGTTAATTAGCCTAGTTTCTATTTTGCTCCTTTTTGCAGTAGCCGTTGCCGTTTTCGAATCGCAATTAAGTCAATCAGTTACGAGTGAAGTAAGAAGCACATTATCTACCGCCGGGGATCAAATTAACCTGCAGGTTCAAGAAAAAATTGATAATTATCGCCATGATTTGCGCTTTCTTCATGCCACACCACCCGTTAGAGGTCTGCCTCGCGCGTTAATAAACAACGGTATTGATCCTTTCGATAGCGCGACAACCCAGCAATGGAAAACACGCCTAGAGTCGACCTTTGCCGCATTTTTGCAAAGTAACAGTGAGTATGATCAGCTAAGGATAATCAGTGCAGACGAACGTGCGATGGAACTCGTTAGAGTAGATCGCGTAGATGGTAAAATTGAAGTTGTTCCACCTGAACATTTACAGAGCAAACGCAACAGTGAATATGCGCAAAAAAGCGCAAAGCTTGCTCCTGGCGAAATGTATATGTCGAGAATTACATTAAATCGAGAATTTGGAAAATTAGACTTTCCTTATCGGCCTATGCTGCGCTTATCGCTACCGATTTTTGATGATAACGGCGGTCGTTTTGGCTTTTTAATTGTCAACATTAATGCCCGTAAGCTATTGGATTTAATAAAAAATGTACCTGAAGCACCAAGTTATTTAATTATGACCGACAGTGATGGCTATTTCTTAGTGACGCCCAAGCATGACCACCAATACAGTCGTGACTTAGCACCTAAATATAAATGGGACACGGTTTTTAAACACTATGGTAACTTAGGTGATCACTTTACTCAGGTAAGTTTTAGCGAAGATGATAGCGAAAATTACTATGTATTGAGCCGTAAAATTTTAGTCACTGGAGATGTAGAAACCGGCTTTTTATTTGCCAAACTAATGGCACCTGAATCCTATGTCCACACAATTGAAATGCAGCGACGCACCACCGTTTACGCATTTTTGGGGTCGATAACAGCAATCATGCTGATCGTACTCAGCTTTTTTAATCGCAGTGCGAGAAAAAGCCAACAACTCGCGGACGCTAGAGCACAATCAGAGGCCATAGTAAGTGCCTCGCAAGATGCCATCATCAGTGTGACTGTTACGGGTGAGGTTATCAGTTGGAACTATGCGGCCGAGTCGTTGCTTGAGCTCAGTGCTCAATCTGTTATGGGAAATTCCCTTATTGAACTCAATGTATTTGACGACGTAGAACTAGGGGATATTTTCGATAAGCTGTCAAACAAAGATACACAGTTAACAGCCGAAACCCAAATTGACAGCAAAGAGGGTAGCCAGCGGTATCTATCCCTATCTTTTTCATCTATTTCTAATGATGTTGGTGAAGTGAAAGGCATTGCTATCATCGCACGCAATGTAACGAATGAGCGTATAGCCGATGATAAAATCAAACAAGCTAATGCCGAGTTAGAAGAAAAGGTTGCGCTGCGAACCATAGAGCTACAAAAAGCAAGTCGAGTTAAAAGCGCCTTTATTTCAAATATTAGCCATGAAATGCGCACCCCGTTAAACGGTATTATTGGCACTTTAAACTTAGTCAAGCGCGAACCTCTAACTGAAAGTCAACAACGTTATATTGAAATGACTGAGGTCAGTGTCAACACGTTGTCCACGCTAGTGAATGATGTTTTAGATTTATCTAAAATTGAAGCAGGTAAACTCGATTTAGATTTCAAGTCATTTAACCCCATTAATTTGATTGAAAGCCTGTGTGGCAGTATGGCAGTCAAAGCCCAGGAAAAGGGGTTAGAATTCGTCATCGATGTATCGCGTTTAGATTGTGTTTCTATGGTTAGTGATCCCCATAGGTTCTCTCAAATCATGACGAATTTAGTCAACAATGCGATTAAATTTACCGAGAAAGGCTATATAAAAGTTTCTGCTTACACCGAACAAACCGACACCGGAAACGTCATATTGAATTGTGCGATTGAAGACTCTGGCACCGGTATCGCAACAGAAAACCAACACAAATTGTTTAGTGCATTCTCACAAGAAGACAGTAGCATTGCTTCTAAACATGGGGGAACGGGTTTAGGGCTGTCTATATGTCGACAGCTGGTCACGCTTTTAAATGGCGATGTGCATTTTGAATCTGAGAAAAATAAAGGAAGTACATTTTACTTCTCTATTAGTTCCGATCTAAAACAATGTAAAATTGCGGCTCCAGAGCAACAACTAGTCAACACGTCTAGTGTGGTATTGATCGAGCAAGATGAGCTCTATCAAAGTACCTGTCGTATGATAGAAACCTTAGGGGGAAACATCATCGACCGTAATGATTTCACCCATGCCTTTGCTCAAACAGCAGTAGATACTTCTTTTTTACCCGATTATTTTGTAGTCGATCAACAGCACCCGTTTTTGCTGAAACTTGATAACGCATGGACGAAAACGATCAATATTAACAATGGTGCATCTAAAGTCGTGTTACTCAAGCGAGATGGAGAGCCCACAGCTTGGCTTGAGAATATCAAGCCTACTGTATTAACTAAGCCAATATTGCGCTCAGAATTCATTCAAAAAATGGCGCTGTTGAATCCAGACGAAGCAGCGTTAGCTGAGAAAGACGCAGAACGGTCAAATGTACAGCCTCACTTCGACACGGCTCACCCAGATATACAAAAGATTAAAGGTGCCAGATTACTCATCGTCGATGACAATGAAATCAATATTGAAGTGGCAAAGGGAATTCTAGCAGGCTTACCCATAACGCTGCTTCAGGCAACCAACGGCAAAGAAGCTTTGCAACAACTTATTTTAGCGCAGCGCAGAGGTGAAGCGGTTCATTGTGTATTGATGGACTGTCAAATGCCGATCATGAACGGTTATGAAACCAGCCAGAGAATCAGAAAAGGTGAGGCAGGGGAGTCTTATACAAATATGCCTATTATCGCCATGACTGCTAATGCAATGCTAGGAGAACGGAATAAATGCCTAAGTGCAGGCATGAGCGATTATCTGACTAAGCCCGTCAACGAAGTAACAATGAAAGAAAAAGTCACTAAGTGGACGTTATCTGTTTATCATGCGGGTCAAGGCTAG
- a CDS encoding ArsR/SmtB family transcription factor: MNLEEMRENAQEAATLLKAMANQHRLLLLCLLSRGEMSVSELNEQVTIPQSSLSQHLAGLRRENLVITRREAQTIYYSLASREVKAIIDTLYALYCTSQD; this comes from the coding sequence ATGAACCTTGAAGAGATGCGTGAGAACGCCCAAGAGGCAGCCACTCTATTAAAAGCAATGGCCAATCAACATAGGCTGTTGCTATTGTGTTTATTGAGTAGAGGGGAAATGTCGGTATCAGAATTAAACGAGCAAGTGACTATTCCTCAGTCAAGTTTGTCTCAACATTTGGCGGGTTTGCGTCGAGAAAACCTTGTGATTACAAGGCGAGAGGCACAAACCATTTATTACTCCTTGGCCAGTAGAGAAGTAAAAGCGATTATTGATACTCTGTATGCATTATATTGCACTTCGCAGGATTAA
- a CDS encoding response regulator transcription factor, whose product MKESNPPPSFEQVVHIIDDDEAVLDSLSMLLDSVDIKNATYPNAQSFLTAHEGDRIQQLSGCIVLDIRMPGMSGMECQQRLDALKCPLPIIFITGHGDVPMAVEAMKKGAIEFIQKPFREQELLDCIHHALTLNKTAQKRAFQSLDIVQRCKSLTVREKEVMERVVAGQLNKNIASELNLSQRTIEIHRANMMEKMRVKSLAELMTLLLTNE is encoded by the coding sequence ATGAAAGAGAGCAATCCCCCTCCTAGTTTTGAGCAGGTAGTTCACATCATTGATGATGATGAGGCGGTATTAGATTCTTTAAGCATGCTCCTTGATTCTGTCGATATCAAAAATGCCACATACCCAAATGCACAGTCCTTTCTAACTGCCCATGAGGGTGACAGAATCCAACAATTAAGTGGTTGCATCGTACTGGATATTCGTATGCCAGGAATGAGCGGCATGGAATGTCAACAGCGCTTAGACGCACTGAAGTGTCCTTTACCGATTATTTTCATTACTGGCCATGGTGATGTGCCTATGGCGGTAGAGGCAATGAAAAAAGGTGCAATAGAGTTTATTCAGAAACCTTTTCGTGAACAGGAGCTACTCGACTGTATTCACCATGCATTGACGTTAAATAAAACGGCACAAAAACGGGCTTTTCAGTCACTCGATATTGTACAAAGATGTAAGTCACTCACAGTACGAGAAAAAGAGGTGATGGAACGCGTTGTAGCAGGCCAACTCAACAAAAATATTGCCAGCGAGCTTAATTTAAGCCAACGAACTATTGAAATTCATCGTGCAAACATGATGGAAAAGATGCGCGTTAAATCCCTAGCAGAATTGATGACGTTGCTTTTAACGAATGAATAA
- a CDS encoding TlpA family protein disulfide reductase: MSSITLGSFALPVSPIILLFSLIIGLIVVAILGKKQSISVGDSLVSIVIYSLVVGRLVFVIKFFDSYDSLWQILDIRDRGFDTFSSFLAGLFILLFHLHRYPLQRKILLTGTATTILLFTSIQMVINAGNEQSALPNLAFNTPQGSTVNLHHVANQNITVVNLWASWCGPCRREMPVLAAAEKRFPQVKFIMLNQREPANVVSEFLTGINLQFNYVLLDTKGDVATMMGAHGLPMTLFYDRSGNMVSSHFGEVSAASLQAELEKLTTD; this comes from the coding sequence TTGTCATCAATCACTTTGGGTTCTTTTGCGCTTCCAGTTTCACCCATTATTTTGCTTTTTAGTTTAATTATCGGGTTGATAGTTGTCGCCATTTTGGGCAAAAAACAAAGCATCTCCGTAGGAGATTCATTAGTCAGCATTGTTATTTATAGCTTGGTCGTAGGCAGGTTGGTATTTGTTATTAAATTTTTTGATAGCTACGACTCCTTATGGCAAATATTGGATATACGCGATCGAGGTTTTGACACATTCTCTAGCTTTCTAGCTGGGCTATTTATACTGCTGTTTCATTTGCATCGTTATCCATTGCAGCGAAAAATACTGTTAACGGGCACAGCGACGACTATCTTATTATTTACCAGTATACAAATGGTGATTAATGCCGGTAATGAACAATCAGCTTTACCTAATTTAGCATTCAATACACCACAAGGTAGCACGGTTAACTTACACCATGTTGCGAACCAAAATATCACAGTTGTTAATCTTTGGGCTTCGTGGTGCGGGCCTTGCAGAAGAGAAATGCCAGTATTGGCTGCTGCAGAAAAGCGGTTTCCCCAAGTCAAATTCATTATGTTAAATCAACGGGAGCCAGCGAACGTAGTATCTGAGTTTTTAACGGGTATTAATTTACAGTTTAATTATGTTTTGCTCGACACCAAAGGTGATGTTGCGACTATGATGGGCGCTCATGGTTTACCAATGACATTATTTTACGATAGAAGTGGCAACATGGTATCAAGCCACTTTGGTGAAGTGTCTGCAGCTAGTTTACAAGCGGAGTTGGAAAAGCTAACGACTGACTAA